The proteins below come from a single Oxyura jamaicensis isolate SHBP4307 breed ruddy duck chromosome 1, BPBGC_Ojam_1.0, whole genome shotgun sequence genomic window:
- the CDK8 gene encoding cyclin-dependent kinase 8 isoform X3 encodes MVKSLLYQILDGIHYLHANWVLHRDLKPANILVMGEGPERGRVKIADMGFARLFNSPLKPLADLDPVVVTFWYRAPELLLGARHYTKAIDIWAIGCIFAELLTSEPIFHCRQEDIKTSNPYHHDQLDRIFNVMGFPADKDWEDIKKMPEHSTLMKDFRRNTYTNCSLIKYMEKHKVKPDSKAFHLLQKLLTMDPIKRITSEQAMQDPYFLEDPLPTSDVFAGCQIPYPKREFLTEEEPDDKGDKKNQQQQQGNNHTNGTGHPGNQDNSHTQGPPLKKVRVVPPTTTSGGLIMTSDYQRSNPHAAYPNPGPSTSQPQSSMGYSTTSQQPPQYSHQTHRY; translated from the exons aaacctGCTAATATTTTAGTTATGGGTGAAGGTCCTGAGCGAGGAAGAGTAAAAATTG CTGATATGGGCTTTGCCCGATTATTTAATTCACCTCTGAAGCCTTTAGCAGACCTGGATCCAGTAGTTGTAACGTTCTGGTATCGAGCTCCAGAGTTGCTTCTTGGAGCAAGGCATTATACCAAAGCTATTG ATATTTGGGCCATAGGGTGTATATTTGCAGAGCTGCTAACATCAGAGCCAATATTCCATTGTCGACAAGAGGATATCAAAACTAGTAATCCTTATCACCATGACCAGCTGGACAGAATATTCAATGTAATGGGATTTCCTGCAG ATAAAGACTGGGAAGACATAAAAAAGATGCCCGAACATTCAACTTTAATGAAAGATTTCCGAAGAAACAC gTATACCAACTGCAGCCTTATcaaatatatggaaaaacatAAAGTTAAACCAGATAGTAAGGCATTCCACTTG cTTCAGAAATTGCTTACTATGGATCCAATAAAGAGAATTACCTCAGAACAGGCTATGCAGGATCCCTATTTCTTAGAAGATCCGCTTCCCACATCCGA TGTTTTTGCAGGTTGTCAAATCCCTTACCCAAAACGAGAATTTTTAACAGAAGAAGAACCAGATGATAAAGGAGATAAA AagaaccagcagcagcagcagggcaatAACCATACTAATGGAACTGGTCATCCAGGAAACCAAGACAACAGTCACACACAGGGACCCCCACTGAAAAAAGTGAGAGTTGTTCCTCCTACCACTACCTCAGGTGGACTTATTATGACCTCAGACTATcag CGTTCCAACCCCCATGCTGCCTACCCCAACCCCGGACCAAGCACATCACAGCCACAGAGCAGCATGGGATACTCAACTACCTCCCAGCAGCCTCCACAGTACTCGCACCAGACGCATCGGTACTGA
- the CDK8 gene encoding cyclin-dependent kinase 8 isoform X4: protein MGFARLFNSPLKPLADLDPVVVTFWYRAPELLLGARHYTKAIDIWAIGCIFAELLTSEPIFHCRQEDIKTSNPYHHDQLDRIFNVMGFPADKDWEDIKKMPEHSTLMKDFRRNTYTNCSLIKYMEKHKVKPDSKAFHLLQKLLTMDPIKRITSEQAMQDPYFLEDPLPTSDVFAGCQIPYPKREFLTEEEPDDKGDKKNQQQQQGNNHTNGTGHPGNQDNSHTQGPPLKKVRVVPPTTTSGGLIMTSDYQRSNPHAAYPNPGPSTSQPQSSMGYSTTSQQPPQYSHQTHRY from the exons ATGGGCTTTGCCCGATTATTTAATTCACCTCTGAAGCCTTTAGCAGACCTGGATCCAGTAGTTGTAACGTTCTGGTATCGAGCTCCAGAGTTGCTTCTTGGAGCAAGGCATTATACCAAAGCTATTG ATATTTGGGCCATAGGGTGTATATTTGCAGAGCTGCTAACATCAGAGCCAATATTCCATTGTCGACAAGAGGATATCAAAACTAGTAATCCTTATCACCATGACCAGCTGGACAGAATATTCAATGTAATGGGATTTCCTGCAG ATAAAGACTGGGAAGACATAAAAAAGATGCCCGAACATTCAACTTTAATGAAAGATTTCCGAAGAAACAC gTATACCAACTGCAGCCTTATcaaatatatggaaaaacatAAAGTTAAACCAGATAGTAAGGCATTCCACTTG cTTCAGAAATTGCTTACTATGGATCCAATAAAGAGAATTACCTCAGAACAGGCTATGCAGGATCCCTATTTCTTAGAAGATCCGCTTCCCACATCCGA TGTTTTTGCAGGTTGTCAAATCCCTTACCCAAAACGAGAATTTTTAACAGAAGAAGAACCAGATGATAAAGGAGATAAA AagaaccagcagcagcagcagggcaatAACCATACTAATGGAACTGGTCATCCAGGAAACCAAGACAACAGTCACACACAGGGACCCCCACTGAAAAAAGTGAGAGTTGTTCCTCCTACCACTACCTCAGGTGGACTTATTATGACCTCAGACTATcag CGTTCCAACCCCCATGCTGCCTACCCCAACCCCGGACCAAGCACATCACAGCCACAGAGCAGCATGGGATACTCAACTACCTCCCAGCAGCCTCCACAGTACTCGCACCAGACGCATCGGTACTGA